The window GATAACGGACATTACTCTGAAACACCCCGTTCTGTTCTGATCTGGATGTTATTCTTAAACACCCTGTTCTGATCTATTCTGAAACACCCTGTTCTGATCTGATCTACTGTGGACGTTGCTCTGACACTGTCTGTGGTCTCCATAATGAATgatgtctctgctctctcctccaaccACACAGACTGTCAGGTGGTGAAGGTCCCCCACCTGGTGTTCTTAGTGTTGGGTATGGTGTCTCTCAGTGAGAACCTGTTGGTGGTGGTGGCCGTGGTGCGCAACAAGAACCTCCACTCCCCGATGTACATGTTTATCTGTAGCCTGGCCACGTTCAacaccatctcctccctctccaagACCTGGGAAACCCTAATGATGGAGTTCAGCGATGTCGGACAACTGGACTCCCGAGGGGACTCCGTCCGGAGGGTCGATGACATCATAGACGCACTGCTCTGCATGTCTTTTATCGGCTGCATCTGTAGCTTCCTGGCCATCGCTGTGGATCGCTACGTCACCATCTTCCACGCCCTGCGCTACCACAACATCATGACCACGAGGCGAGCCGCCGCCGCCCTGGCGGGGATCTGGGCGCTATGCGGCGTCGCCGGGGCGGTCATGGTGGCGTTCTGTGACGCCACGGTCATCAAGATCTTTTTCATTGTGCTCTTCCTCATCTCGCTGCTCCTTATCCTCTTCCTCTACGTCCACATGTTCCTGCTGGCTCGGTCCCACGCCAGGAAGATTGCAGCGCTTCCTGGGAGTGCCATGCCGCACCGCAGCCTCCGGGGGGCGCTCACGCTCACCATGCTATTCGGGGTGTTTGTGGTGTGCTGGGCGCctttcttcctccacctcctcctcctcatggTGTGTGTAGAGAACCCCTACTGTGAGTGCTACCGCTCTCTGTTCCAGCTGAATTTGGTTCTGCTGATGAGTCACGCCGTGGTCGACCCGGCCATCTACGCCTTCCGCAGCGCAGAGCTACGAAACACCTTCAGGAAGATGCTGTTCTGCTCCGACTCACCACTCTGCTACAAGGTCAAAGCTCTGTTCCACTGAAGGGCTTTgtctgcaccctattccctagataatGCACAACTTTCCACCAGAGTTTTTGACCCCTTGGGGCTTGGTTAGAGGTAgggcactatatggggaatagggcctTGGTTAGAGGTAGGGCACTATGTTAGAGGTAgggcactatatggggaatagggcctTGGTTAGAGGTAgggcactatatggggaatagggcctTGGTTAGAGGTAgggcactatatggggaatagggcctTGGTTAGAGGTAgggcactatatggggaatagggcctTGGCTAAAGGTTAAaggtatatacatatatatgtttaactatgtacagaatagataactactgtatattatacagtacatttaACTATATACCGAATAGAtaactactgtatattatactatatgTATAACTATATACCGAATAGATAACTACTGTATATCATACTATATGTATAACTATATACAGAATAGAtaactactgtatattatactatatgTATAACTATATACCGAATAGAtaactactgtatattatactatatgtataactatatacagaatagataactactgtatattatactatatgtataactatatacagaacagataactactgtatattatactatatgTATAACTATGTACAGAATAGATAACTACTGAATATTATACTATATGTATAACTATATACAGAACAGAtaactactgtatattatactatatgTATACTACAGTGCgttcagaaggtattcagaccctttaccttttccacatttcgttacgttacagccttattctaaaatgtattaaattatgtttttcctcatctacacaccataccccataatgacatcacaataccccataatgttacagccttattctaaaatgtattaaattatgtttttcctcatctacacaccataccccataatgacttcacaataccccataatgacatcacaacaccccataatgacatcacaataccccataatgacatcacaataccccataatgacatcacaataccccataatgacatcacaataccccataatgacatcacaataccccataatgacatcacaataccccataatgacaaagaaaacaggttttttgaaatgtttgcacatttataacaaataaaaacagaaataccttatttcagtaagtattcagaccctttgctatgagacttgaaattgagctcaggtgcatttggaaagccacacacctgtctatataatgtcccatagttgacagtacatgtcagagcaaaaaccaggtcgaaggaattgtccgtagagctccgagacaggattgtgttgaggcacgtgtctgggggagggtaccaaaaaatgtctgcagcattgaaggtccccaagaacacaatggcctccatcattcttcaatggaagaagtttgaaaccaccaagattcttcctagagctggccccccggccaaactgagcaatcaggggagaagggccttggtcagggaggtgaccaagaacccgatggccagaaggacaaccatctctgcagcactccaccaatcaggcctttattgtagagtggccagacgaaagtacatgacagcccacttggagtttgccaaaaggcacctaaaagactgtCTGGCTGAATAACCGATTGGCAAAcctactgcaaattgagaaataaatcatgtgactaaacggAACGAAagaaagaagaaactacactatgaaacaaagataaattatataaagaatggtaGTAAAACGCTTTGGGACACTTTAAAGgacattttgggcaaaaaggcaaactcaactcattggctcattcatcacaaaatccactgatattgccaacaactttaatgattttttaattggcaagattagcaaatgtAGTCATGACCTTCGGCCAAAAGCCGAAC of the Oncorhynchus clarkii lewisi isolate Uvic-CL-2024 chromosome 3, UVic_Ocla_1.0, whole genome shotgun sequence genome contains:
- the LOC139405606 gene encoding adrenocorticotropic hormone receptor-like codes for the protein MNDVSALSSNHTDCQVVKVPHLVFLVLGMVSLSENLLVVVAVVRNKNLHSPMYMFICSLATFNTISSLSKTWETLMMEFSDVGQLDSRGDSVRRVDDIIDALLCMSFIGCICSFLAIAVDRYVTIFHALRYHNIMTTRRAAAALAGIWALCGVAGAVMVAFCDATVIKIFFIVLFLISLLLILFLYVHMFLLARSHARKIAALPGSAMPHRSLRGALTLTMLFGVFVVCWAPFFLHLLLLMVCVENPYCECYRSLFQLNLVLLMSHAVVDPAIYAFRSAELRNTFRKMLFCSDSPLCYKVKALFH